The Coriobacteriia bacterium DNA window GCCGCATCTTGGGAGTCTCCAGTTCCGTTGCGGGGAAGTGCGCAAAGTGGGCCACGTGTCGCTCTCAGAGCCCTGCGGCCGCTAACCCACGCTACCTCGCACAATGCTCACTTCCGCGACGGCGGACGTTCCATTAGACTCGACTGACGCAGGTTCCGTCCTGCGCCGTGTGTGTGAGGGATTGGCGGCACTACCTTGGGGGAGGGAGTCGCTTTGGGGCCTTCTGAAGGGTTGGTCGACATCGCGTTCTCGGCCGCCCCACTGCCTCATGGGAACCGGTTGGACCTTCAAGAGAAGGACGAGCCCTAATGCCAGTTGCTGACATCATTCAGTTTCAAGGTCCCATCGACTCACTGGTTTGGAAGAGCCCGGTAGAGAACTTCAACTCTACGACACAACTCATCGTTGACGAGACTCACGAAGCCATCGTGATGATCGAGGGCCGAACGGAGATCTACGCTGAGGGCCGGCACACGTTGGCGTCTCCCAACATCCCTGGTGCGGAGCCGATTCAGAGGCTTGCCACGGGCGGTGACACTCCTTTCACGTGCAAGGTATTCTTCGTCGATAAGGTCCACGCCATGGATCTTCGCTGGGGGACTTCGGCGCCGATCGAAGTAGAGGATCCGGTCTACAAGATCCTGATTCACGTGATGATGAACGGCAGCATGGGCTTCGTCATAGATGACTCGATGAAGTTCGTGCGCAAGTTCACCGGCTTCCAGACGCAATTCGACTCCGAGGCGCTCGTCAAGAAGTTCCGCGGCATCATCTCGACGTTCGTCAAGGACTGCATCGCGCGCATGATGACCGAAGGCGGAATAGGCTACTACGGCATCAACGCATACCTGCGCGACATAGGCGATCTCCTCGGAAGCCACTTGGTGAAGCAGTTCGATGACTACGGAATCCGGCTCACCTACTTCAATGTCGAGGACATTCAGACACCCGCAGCGGACACGGCAGTGCTCGCGCAGGCCAAAGCGCGGCAAGCGGGACGCGTCGTGGAGGGCTACAGCTGGCAGCAGGAGCAGCAGGCTGAGATAGCGAAGGGCGTTGCCAACAACCAAGGTTCGATGGGCGACGTGATGGGCGCGGCTGCTGGGTTCATGGTGGGTGGCGCGATGGGCGGAACAGTGGCCGACGTGGCTCGTTCCGTGTTGTCCGACAGCTGGAACAAGTCAGACTCGCCGTTGAAGGGCGATCCGGACGCTTCGGCTGGCGGGCAGTCGACCCCAAAGCCACCCACGGGCCGCTTCGACGTCCAGGGCATCTACGATGGCCGTGACAAGGCGGAAGCCAAGCCGGAGGCCGAGGCGCAAGAAGACGATTCTGCACCCGCGCCCAGTGCGAACTGCCTGTTCTGCGGTAAGCCACTCGCCCCCGGCGCCAGCTTCTGCGGATACTGCGGGAAGCCGCAAGGCAGAACGTGTGATGCGTGTGGGGCCACAGTGACGCAGCCTGGACAGAAGTTCTGCGGCACCTGTGGTGGGCCATTGCCCGAATAGTTGGCCGGACGTAGAGGGTGGGACCGATGAGCGAGAAGCAAAGCAAGGCGCCGCAATACCTTGGCCTGGTGGGCGTGATCGTCTTCGCGCTGTACTGCCTGTTCGTATTCATCATCTTTGATGTGAACGATCTCGAAGACGCGACTGTCTTCTGGATGTCGTTTGGGTTCATGTGTGTGGCTTTTCTGGCGCAGCTTGCGGCTCCGGCGTTCATGGCGCGCAGGGCGGGACTCGACGCCGTGTTCTTTGGCATACCGGTCATATACCTGAGTGTCTTCTACTTCTTCGCCGAGCTGTTTGCCAGCGTCGTCTTCATGACCTTTCAGGGGGTTGGATGGAAGGCGGCCTTGCTGGTTCAGGCCGCATTGTTGGCCATCTTTGTGGTTGCGGCAATAGTGTCGGTTGTCGCGCAAACGGAGGCGCAGAACATCAGCGACGAGCGCCGTGTCGAGGCGACCGCATTCAAGGCGCAGTACGTCGATGTCCAGACGATGGTCGATCAATGTGTGGACCAGTCATCGGGCGACTTGAAGAGCCAACTCGAACACCTGTCCGAGACTATTCGGTACTCAGATCCGTTTGGAAGGCCAGACGCGTCTATCTCGGAAGTTGAATCACGTATCTCCGCCAAGACCGAGGCACTCAAGGGATTCTGCGAGGCTAGCGATACTGAGGCCGCGAGCGGTGCAGTGGCCGATCTCGAGAAGCTCTACATGGAGCGTCGGCGCAGACTCCTCCTTGTGAAGTAGGGCGGACCGCAGTGGCAGTCAGCTACACGAGCCTGAAGTGTGACTCCTGCGGCGGGACGCTGGAGCACAACAGGGAGCGGAGGGTGTGGGTCTGCCTCTACTGCGGTGGAGAGATGGTGCGCGAAGAGAACTACGATGGTCAGTTTTCAATCAAGTGGGTCGCTCGCCAGGCGCTGCTCTCGGTGGCCGAGCGCGACATGAAGGTCGCGGAGGCCCACCTCGTCGAGTGTTCCAAGATCGACCCGCTGTATGTGGGCACCACGATAGCTCGGTTGGCGCACAGCGTGGTAGCGATGTCGATGGCCCACGGCCCTGAGGCGCAGCGGCGACTCACAACGCAGATCAGCGAGTACTATGCGGCCCTGAAGAAGACTCCCCTTACGCCTGGCTCAGACGAGGACAACTTCTACGAGAGTCTTGGCTCATCTGACGCGTATGGCGTTCTCGCGCTTGTCTTCGATACGGTTGGTGACGAAGAGCGGGAGAAGTTCGTCGTCGCCTTGATCGACCCCGCGAGTGTCTACTCGGGATCTGCTGCGAGGGACATGGTCGGCTACTCGCTTTCGGAGGGCAACTTCGCTCTGGTCGATGAGCTCGTGAACTCACCGGCAGAACTCGACTGCGACTTCCTCTTCGGCCAACTACTCGGCCGCTACCCGGACTCCGAGCGCAAGCCGGCGAACATCAGCCGAGTGGTCTCGGGAATCAAGGGGACGGAGGCCGCCTGTGCCGTGCTTGACGACTATCTGTTGTCCACCTCGGATTGTCTTGCGACGCGCCTAGCAATCACACGAGCGAGCTTCGGCGCAGGCATCCGGCCCGGCATAAATGCGTGCCTGAACTCACTTCTGCCGCTCTGCTCCTTGGAAAGCGAAGCCAAAGAGGTGTTTGAGATGGCGTGCGGCGGCCGACTCACGGATGAGGATGTTGCCCGCGTCGTGACCCACTGCGCCGCGTCTGCGAGAGCGAACTTCGCTGTGCTGGGACTTGAGGTGCTGAAGGCATCGGGACAGTTTGTGTCCCCCAGCCAGTCAAGCATCGTGGTTGTCTTGTCGCGGACCGACCTGACGGTGAACGAGAAGACCGCGGTGCTCAGCCAGCTCTGCAGTTCGGGTCAGCCTGATCGCTTCCGGCAGAGTGTGATCAGCGTGTACCTGCGCGAAGGCGCGCCGCATCCCGACCGTGCGGCGTTGGTAGGCTACCTCGTGGGGACAGTGGACAGTCTGAACCCGGTCTTTGTTGAGGACTATCTGATGCATTTCACTGCTGATGGTGAAAGCAAGAGCGTGATTGTCGATGCTCTACTGAGCAAGAACGTGAACGCGAACACACTCAAACGCGCGCTCTCCAACTACCTCGCTGCGTCCCCCGATGGCCCCGACGTGACGCAGGGCGTCATAGGCGTATTCGCGCGGCGCGGACTGGTATCAGCTGATATTGATGTAGTCTCGCTCGTCTGCCGCGCGAACGACATCGCTCGTGCACTGGCTACCATCAGGTCGATGAAGGCCTCTGGTTGGCAGCCCGGCCCCAGGAGCTTGGACAGCTACCTGATTGCGTGTGCCAAGGGCACGCCATATGCGCCGGAGTTGTCCAGCGAGCTGTACAGCCAGGACAGCACGATCTCCTCGGAAGCATTCAGCACGTATGTGCTCCGCTGCGTCGAGGCAGATGCAACCAAGCCGCAGTGGGTTCGCGCGCTGGCTGCTCGCGCGGGTGGCCGAGCGGGTTCTATCAACTGCCGCATCGGGCACTTGGACCGTGTGGTGGGTTGTACCCTGCTGCAAGCGTACCTGCTCACTGCGCCAGACCCTGAGCCAGTGGCCCAGGCAGTGCTTCAGGAACTGGACGAAGTAGGCGGAGCTGCTCAGCTCGCTGTCGCTGTCACCGATGCCTCAGGCACCAAGGCGATCAAGTTCAAGAAGTACGTAGCGGCGAACAAGACAGCTCTTTCGGCCGCCGCGATCAAGTACTGCGACACACACGGACTGACGGGCGGGTTCTTCTGATGCCCACGGTCTCGCCTACGAAGTCGCTGGCGGACGGGAGAACCGCTTCGGCCGAAATCTTGGAGATCACGGCTCTTCCGTACTGGGAGCTGGTCAGTGAGACCATCGCCGGGGCAGCCGATGCGATTGACTCGTTGTTTGCGCGACTGGTCAATGATCTTCACCGGCGGGACGACTCGGGCGACACGTCCGCTGAGTTGCTCTTTGTGACAACCCCTGCCAAGAACCAGACCTATCGTGCCCAGACGCGCATCTTCTTCATCGTGCGGGGGATGGGAGGCGATTGTGCGGAGCTTGCAGAGCGGCTGGCGGTCATCATCAAGAACGCGGAGTTCAGTCTCAGGGAAGGCGGAT harbors:
- a CDS encoding SPFH domain-containing protein; protein product: MPVADIIQFQGPIDSLVWKSPVENFNSTTQLIVDETHEAIVMIEGRTEIYAEGRHTLASPNIPGAEPIQRLATGGDTPFTCKVFFVDKVHAMDLRWGTSAPIEVEDPVYKILIHVMMNGSMGFVIDDSMKFVRKFTGFQTQFDSEALVKKFRGIISTFVKDCIARMMTEGGIGYYGINAYLRDIGDLLGSHLVKQFDDYGIRLTYFNVEDIQTPAADTAVLAQAKARQAGRVVEGYSWQQEQQAEIAKGVANNQGSMGDVMGAAAGFMVGGAMGGTVADVARSVLSDSWNKSDSPLKGDPDASAGGQSTPKPPTGRFDVQGIYDGRDKAEAKPEAEAQEDDSAPAPSANCLFCGKPLAPGASFCGYCGKPQGRTCDACGATVTQPGQKFCGTCGGPLPE